One Micromonospora craniellae genomic region harbors:
- a CDS encoding SGNH/GDSL hydrolase family protein produces the protein MGVVDSVVPDRPRWQHARRVARVAAIGTGATVAAAAATTGVLFGQARQARRTIPMAEAPPPRCDGVYGAKFPGPPVTVVVLGDSSAAGYGVHRRRETPGALLATGLSRRLRRPVRLHRFAVVGTISAGLRFQVEAALECDPDVAVILIGANDVTNRTPPALAIRHLAEGVRALRAAGAEVVVGTCPDLGAIRPIQPPLRWLARRWSRQLAAAQTVAVVSAGGWTVSLGDLLGPRFDAEPSRMFAWDRFHPSAEGYAAAAAALLPTVVSALGQGAERGPSRPRPEGVRSLPKAAREAAQHPGTEVSGARVRGSESGPAGRWARLRRRGFFGGGTTPQPSSAIDSGSPAVEGLR, from the coding sequence ATGGGGGTGGTTGATTCCGTCGTCCCGGATCGTCCGCGCTGGCAGCATGCGCGGCGGGTGGCCCGCGTCGCGGCGATCGGCACGGGTGCCACGGTGGCCGCCGCGGCGGCCACCACCGGAGTGCTGTTCGGCCAGGCCCGGCAGGCCCGACGGACGATCCCGATGGCCGAGGCGCCACCACCGCGCTGCGACGGGGTCTACGGTGCGAAGTTCCCGGGTCCGCCGGTCACCGTGGTGGTGCTCGGCGACTCCTCGGCCGCCGGCTACGGCGTGCACCGCCGCCGCGAGACGCCCGGCGCGCTGCTGGCCACCGGCCTGTCCCGGCGGCTGCGACGGCCGGTCCGGCTGCACCGTTTCGCCGTGGTCGGCACCATCTCGGCGGGCCTGCGCTTCCAGGTCGAGGCGGCCCTGGAGTGTGACCCCGACGTCGCGGTCATCCTGATCGGCGCCAACGACGTGACCAACCGGACGCCGCCCGCCCTGGCCATCCGCCATCTCGCCGAGGGGGTCCGCGCGTTGCGTGCGGCCGGGGCCGAGGTGGTCGTCGGCACCTGCCCCGACCTGGGGGCGATCCGGCCGATCCAGCCGCCGCTGCGATGGCTGGCCCGCCGGTGGAGCCGGCAGCTCGCCGCCGCCCAGACCGTCGCCGTCGTCTCGGCGGGCGGCTGGACGGTCTCCCTCGGTGACCTGCTCGGTCCCCGGTTCGACGCCGAGCCGAGCCGGATGTTCGCCTGGGACCGGTTCCACCCGTCCGCCGAGGGCTACGCGGCGGCCGCCGCAGCCCTCCTGCCGACGGTGGTCTCCGCACTCGGGCAGGGCGCCGAACGCGGGCCTTCGCGCCCGCGTCCGGAAGGCGTACGGTCATTGCCGAAGGCCGCTCGGGAAGCGGCCCAGCATCCGGGAACGGAGGTCAGCGGCGCGCGGGTCCGCGGCAGCGAGAGCGGGCCGGCCGGCCGATGGGCGCGGCTTCGCCGCCGGGGCTTCTTCGGGGGCGGCACGACGCCACAGCCGTCCTCCGCGATCGACTCCGGCTCACCCGCAGTGGAGGGACTCAGATGA
- a CDS encoding SGNH/GDSL hydrolase family protein translates to MTGLSPGARVARTAAVSLLASTLGGAAVLAGQAVAARNRRYAQPELGLALRATVGRSDAPVLRLVLLGDSSALGVGVDRLGDTIGGQLAELLAEGPTGRQVHLSSVGVSGSRSTDLATQVARALLGERPDVAVILVGANDVTSMRRPADAAAYLGAAVHRLRQAGVEVVVGTCPDLGAVRAIAPPLRQVVGLVGRWVARAQTGAVLDAGGTVVDLATETGPVFRADAGTFCNDGYHPSADGYRLWAHALLPALVAAARVTPRR, encoded by the coding sequence ATGACCGGGCTGTCCCCCGGCGCCCGGGTCGCCCGCACCGCCGCCGTCTCCCTGCTCGCCAGCACGCTCGGTGGTGCCGCCGTCCTGGCCGGACAGGCCGTGGCGGCACGCAACCGCCGCTACGCCCAGCCGGAGCTGGGGCTCGCGTTGCGGGCCACGGTCGGCCGCAGCGACGCACCGGTGCTGCGTCTGGTGCTGCTCGGAGACTCCTCGGCGCTCGGCGTCGGGGTCGACCGGCTGGGCGACACCATCGGCGGGCAACTGGCCGAACTGCTGGCCGAGGGGCCGACCGGGCGGCAGGTGCACCTGTCCAGCGTCGGCGTCTCCGGGTCGCGCTCGACCGACCTGGCCACGCAGGTGGCGCGGGCGCTGCTCGGCGAGCGGCCGGACGTCGCGGTCATCCTGGTCGGCGCGAACGACGTGACCAGCATGCGCCGCCCGGCCGACGCCGCCGCCTACCTCGGGGCGGCCGTGCACCGGCTGCGCCAGGCGGGCGTCGAGGTCGTCGTCGGAACCTGTCCGGACCTGGGCGCGGTACGCGCGATCGCCCCTCCGCTGCGTCAGGTCGTCGGTCTGGTGGGGCGCTGGGTCGCGCGGGCGCAGACCGGTGCGGTCCTGGACGCCGGCGGCACGGTGGTCGACCTGGCCACCGAGACCGGTCCGGTGTTCCGGGCCGACGCGGGGACGTTCTGCAATGACGGCTACCACCCCTCCGCCGACGGCTACCGGCTCTGGGCGCACGCCCTGCTTCCGGCCCTGGTCGCCGCCGCGAGGGTCACGCCTCGCCGCTGA
- a CDS encoding acetyl-CoA C-acetyltransferase — translation MPIESSRDAVIVATARSPIGRAHKGSLRDVRPDDLAATIVQAALDKIPQLDPREIDDLYLGCGLPGGEQGFNMARVVAVLMGLDGLPGATTTRYCASSLQTTRMAMHAIRAGEGDVFVSAGVETVSRYARGNSDVLPPEAQALLGRWENPRFTEARQRSKGRTEAGAPVWTDPREQGTLPDVYLAMGQTAENLAQVHDVSRADMDAFGVRSQNLAEKAIADGFWAREITPVTTPDGTVVGADDGPRAGVTLEAVSALKPVFRPDGRITAGNCCPLNDGAAAVVVMSAQRAEELGITPLARIISTGVTALSPEIMGLGPVEASRQALARAGMTIDDVDLVEINEAFAAQVIPSYRQLGISEEKLNVAGGAIAVGHPFGMTGARITGTLLNALQWHDKTIGLETMCVGGGQGMAMVLERLN, via the coding sequence ATGCCGATTGAGTCGTCCCGCGACGCCGTCATCGTCGCCACCGCCCGCTCCCCCATCGGCCGGGCCCACAAGGGTTCCCTCCGCGATGTCCGGCCGGACGACCTCGCCGCCACCATCGTGCAGGCCGCCCTGGACAAGATCCCCCAGCTCGACCCGCGCGAGATCGACGACCTCTACCTGGGATGCGGCCTGCCCGGCGGCGAACAGGGTTTCAACATGGCCCGGGTGGTCGCCGTACTGATGGGCCTCGACGGCCTGCCCGGCGCCACGACCACCCGCTACTGCGCCTCCTCCCTGCAGACCACCCGGATGGCGATGCACGCGATCCGCGCCGGTGAGGGCGACGTCTTCGTCTCCGCCGGGGTCGAGACCGTCTCCCGCTACGCCCGGGGCAACTCCGACGTCCTCCCCCCGGAGGCGCAGGCCCTGCTGGGACGCTGGGAGAACCCCCGGTTCACCGAGGCGCGCCAACGCTCCAAGGGCCGCACGGAGGCGGGCGCCCCGGTCTGGACCGACCCCCGCGAGCAGGGCACGCTGCCCGACGTCTATCTGGCCATGGGGCAGACCGCCGAGAACCTGGCCCAGGTGCACGACGTCAGCCGCGCCGACATGGACGCCTTCGGCGTGCGCAGCCAGAACCTGGCGGAGAAGGCGATCGCCGACGGCTTCTGGGCCCGCGAGATCACCCCGGTCACCACGCCGGACGGCACCGTGGTCGGCGCCGATGACGGCCCGCGTGCCGGAGTGACGCTGGAGGCCGTATCCGCACTCAAGCCGGTGTTCCGGCCGGACGGGCGGATCACCGCCGGCAACTGCTGCCCGCTCAACGACGGCGCCGCCGCCGTGGTCGTGATGAGTGCCCAGCGGGCCGAGGAACTGGGAATCACCCCGCTGGCCCGGATCATCTCGACCGGTGTCACCGCGCTCTCGCCGGAGATCATGGGGCTCGGCCCGGTCGAGGCCAGCCGGCAGGCCCTGGCGCGGGCCGGCATGACCATCGACGACGTCGACCTGGTGGAGATCAACGAGGCGTTCGCGGCCCAGGTGATCCCGTCGTACCGGCAGCTCGGCATTTCCGAGGAGAAGCTGAACGTGGCGGGCGGCGCGATCGCCGTCGGTCACCCCTTCGGGATGACCGGCGCCCGGATCACCGGCACGCTGCTGAACGCGTTGCAGTGGCACGACAAGACCATCGGCCTGGAGACCATGTGCGTCGGCGGTGGGCAGGGCATGGCGATGGTCCTCGAACGCCTGAACTGA
- a CDS encoding Bax inhibitor-1/YccA family protein — MKTSNPVLARLGQAAERERAAGYAPPGPYGQPGYPQQQYPPQAGYPGAPGFPSAPPAATTMSIDDVVVKTVMLLAIVGVSGAAAWVLVPDALLGVAWIGAAVVGLVLGMIISFSKMANPALVVAYALVQGVLVGAVSKFFESLYDGIVIQAVTATFGVFFVMTMLYRAKVIRATPKFVKGMVAVMAGLFAVMLINLVLAMFGVNTGLRDGSPLAIGFSIVCIVVASLSFILSFKEVEDGVRMGLPQRYSWVAAFGILVSLIWLYIEMLRLLSYFQGDD, encoded by the coding sequence GTGAAGACTTCGAACCCGGTGCTCGCCCGGCTCGGTCAGGCGGCCGAGCGGGAGCGTGCCGCCGGGTACGCCCCGCCCGGGCCGTACGGCCAGCCCGGATACCCCCAGCAGCAGTACCCGCCGCAGGCCGGTTACCCCGGTGCGCCGGGCTTCCCGTCCGCGCCGCCGGCGGCCACCACCATGTCGATCGACGACGTGGTGGTCAAGACGGTCATGCTCCTGGCCATCGTCGGTGTGTCCGGTGCGGCCGCATGGGTGCTGGTGCCGGACGCGCTGCTCGGCGTCGCCTGGATCGGTGCCGCCGTCGTGGGCCTCGTCCTCGGCATGATCATCTCGTTCTCCAAGATGGCGAACCCGGCTCTGGTCGTCGCGTACGCGCTGGTCCAGGGTGTGCTCGTCGGCGCGGTGAGCAAGTTCTTCGAGTCGCTGTACGACGGCATCGTGATCCAGGCGGTGACTGCCACCTTCGGTGTCTTCTTCGTGATGACCATGCTCTACCGGGCGAAGGTCATCCGGGCGACGCCGAAGTTCGTCAAGGGCATGGTCGCCGTGATGGCGGGTCTCTTCGCCGTCATGCTGATCAACCTGGTGCTGGCGATGTTCGGTGTGAACACCGGTCTGCGTGACGGCAGCCCGCTGGCCATCGGGTTCAGCATCGTCTGCATCGTGGTCGCCTCGCTGAGCTTCATCCTCAGCTTCAAGGAGGTCGAGGACGGCGTCCGGATGGGCCTGCCGCAGCGCTACTCCTGGGTCGCCGCCTTCGGCATCCTGGTCAGCCTGATCTGGCTCTACATCGAGATGCTGCGCCTGCTGAGCTACTTCCAAGGCGACGACTGA
- a CDS encoding IS982 family transposase, whose protein sequence is MTQDLDTLLTALYVKIDDSIRTPRWRGRPPLLTDSELVCLAVAQVLLGARSEAHWIRYARIHLRPWFPYLPQRPGYNKRLRAALPLIKKVIRDLARDSDFWFDHHWIVDSTPIPCGMSRPTAQRSDLAGWAGYGYCASHSRFFWGLRLYLVCTPTGMPILWALANPKIGEREVLAAMLDVEAGVVAEHDRILLISDKGFASKPFERQLAEQGIELLRPSRKKEKARYGEPMLKKVRQLIESVNDTLKGQLDLEQHGGRTFDGVAVRVAQRLLAMTAAIWHNNKTGAPVTRSLIAYDH, encoded by the coding sequence GTGACGCAAGACCTGGATACCCTCTTGACCGCACTGTACGTGAAGATCGACGACAGCATCCGCACCCCCCGGTGGCGGGGACGGCCGCCGCTACTGACCGACTCCGAACTGGTATGCCTCGCGGTGGCGCAGGTCCTGCTCGGTGCCCGCTCTGAGGCGCACTGGATCCGCTACGCCCGTATCCACCTGCGCCCCTGGTTTCCCTACCTGCCGCAGCGGCCGGGCTACAACAAACGGCTCCGCGCTGCCCTGCCGCTGATCAAAAAGGTCATCCGGGACCTGGCCCGCGACAGTGACTTCTGGTTCGACCACCACTGGATCGTCGACTCCACCCCCATCCCGTGCGGCATGTCCCGCCCCACCGCCCAGCGCTCAGACCTCGCCGGCTGGGCCGGATACGGCTACTGCGCCTCCCATTCCCGCTTCTTCTGGGGACTCCGGCTCTACCTGGTCTGCACCCCGACCGGGATGCCGATCCTGTGGGCCCTCGCGAACCCGAAGATCGGCGAGCGAGAGGTCCTCGCCGCGATGCTGGACGTCGAGGCCGGCGTGGTGGCAGAGCACGACAGGATCCTGCTGATCAGCGACAAGGGATTCGCCTCCAAGCCATTCGAGCGGCAGTTGGCCGAGCAGGGCATCGAACTGCTGCGCCCGTCCCGCAAGAAGGAGAAGGCCCGCTACGGCGAGCCGATGCTCAAGAAGGTCCGCCAGTTGATCGAGTCGGTCAACGACACCCTCAAAGGCCAGCTTGACCTGGAACAACACGGCGGACGAACCTTCGACGGTGTGGCCGTCCGGGTCGCCCAACGCCTCCTCGCCATGACCGCGGCGATCTGGCACAACAACAAGACCGGCGCACCCGTCACCCGGTCACTGATCGCCTACGACCACTGA
- a CDS encoding NAD(P)/FAD-dependent oxidoreductase, with translation MNPKRILVVGAGHVGLYAALRLSKKLSSREAEVIVVDPQPHMTYQPFLPEASGGNISPRHSVVPLRRELRRCTVVSGAVTRIEHDRKTATVQPIIGPPREIAYDHVVVAPGSVSRTLPIPGLHEHGIGFKTIGEAIYLRNHVLEQLDVAAATTDPEVRRRALTFVFVGGGYAGIEALAEMEDMARHALKYYPELKVSDMRWVLVEATQRVLPEVDRDMGAYTVQQLLKRDMDIRLDTRLESCVDGVVTLSDGDSFSSDTIVWTAGVKPAPMLDATDFPRDERRRVTCRPTLQVVDGDRVVEGAWSAGDCAAVPDLTKPPGNFCSPSAQHAVRQAQRMADNIVAVVRGGQPVDYKHKHAGSVASLGLYKGVAQVYGVKMTGWPAWFMHRTYHMSRIPSFNRKVRVVVDWTLAFFLKREVVALGQLHDPREEFAEASYPGSKA, from the coding sequence GTGAATCCGAAGCGGATCCTTGTGGTGGGTGCCGGGCACGTCGGGCTGTACGCGGCCCTGCGCCTGTCGAAGAAGCTCAGCTCCCGTGAGGCCGAGGTCATCGTCGTCGACCCGCAGCCGCACATGACCTACCAGCCGTTCCTTCCCGAGGCGTCGGGAGGGAACATCTCTCCGCGGCACTCCGTGGTGCCGCTGCGCCGCGAGTTACGGCGGTGCACGGTGGTGTCCGGTGCGGTGACCCGCATCGAGCACGACCGCAAGACCGCCACCGTGCAGCCGATCATCGGCCCGCCGCGTGAGATCGCGTACGACCACGTCGTGGTCGCCCCGGGTTCGGTCTCCCGGACCCTGCCGATTCCCGGCCTGCACGAGCACGGCATCGGCTTCAAGACCATCGGCGAGGCCATCTATCTGCGCAACCACGTGTTGGAGCAGTTGGACGTGGCGGCCGCGACGACCGACCCGGAGGTACGCCGCCGCGCTCTCACCTTCGTCTTCGTCGGTGGCGGGTACGCCGGCATCGAGGCGCTCGCCGAGATGGAGGACATGGCGCGGCACGCCCTGAAGTACTACCCGGAGCTGAAGGTGTCGGACATGCGGTGGGTGCTGGTCGAGGCCACCCAACGGGTGCTGCCCGAGGTCGACCGGGACATGGGTGCCTACACCGTGCAGCAGCTGCTGAAGCGGGACATGGACATCCGGCTGGACACTCGCCTGGAGTCCTGCGTCGACGGGGTGGTCACGCTCTCCGACGGGGACAGCTTCAGCTCCGACACCATCGTCTGGACGGCGGGCGTGAAGCCGGCGCCGATGCTGGACGCCACCGACTTCCCCCGCGACGAGCGGCGTCGGGTCACCTGCCGGCCCACCCTCCAGGTGGTCGACGGTGACCGGGTGGTCGAGGGCGCCTGGAGCGCCGGGGACTGCGCCGCCGTGCCGGACCTGACCAAGCCGCCGGGCAACTTCTGCTCGCCGAGCGCCCAGCACGCGGTACGCCAGGCCCAGCGGATGGCCGACAACATCGTCGCGGTGGTCCGTGGCGGGCAGCCGGTCGACTACAAGCACAAGCACGCCGGCAGCGTGGCCAGCCTCGGCCTGTACAAGGGCGTGGCCCAGGTCTACGGCGTCAAGATGACCGGCTGGCCGGCCTGGTTCATGCACCGGACGTACCACATGAGCCGTATTCCCTCGTTCAACCGCAAGGTCCGGGTGGTTGTCGACTGGACGCTGGCGTTCTTCCTCAAGCGTGAGGTGGTCGCCCTCGGTCAGTTGCACGACCCGCGCGAGGAGTTCGCCGAGGCGTCCTACCCGGGCTCCAAGGCGTAG
- a CDS encoding DUF58 domain-containing protein has translation MTAPDRPAPPSWTPTAALGRAVLLTGLLLAAAVLLGRVDLVVLAVPFALGTAYALRRRPTDLPQVWISADEAHLVEGGEVSGTVSVGNPGSVPYDVAVLRTRISPWLRVTRAALAGGAVAGGGSPAGRRPAPTDRPFVTSVAPGTAVDLELSGTALRWGRHRIGPAGARVAAAQGLLTSRAVFAESIRSKVYPKTEPFEAVEAMPRAAGLVGAHHSRRPGEGGELAGVRIFAPGDRLRRIDWRVSLRARQLHVASTLSDRDAEVVVLLDVLAEAGRSGGIAGTASVLDTTVRAAAAIAEHYLHRGDRVALLEYGPSARRLRPATGRRQYLTVLEWLLDVKAQSSPHEPYDQVFGPQVLSADALVVVLTPLLEERSAQMLARLARSGRFVVAVDTLPADLNPPKDRGWSEVAYRLWRLDRDTMIAQLREHGVPVVPWAGAGSLDQVLRDVARLATAPRVGGR, from the coding sequence GTGACCGCTCCGGACCGACCGGCCCCGCCCAGCTGGACGCCCACCGCGGCGCTTGGCCGGGCGGTGCTGCTCACCGGCCTGCTGCTGGCCGCCGCGGTGCTGTTGGGCCGGGTCGACCTGGTCGTGCTGGCCGTACCGTTCGCGCTCGGCACCGCGTACGCGCTACGTCGTCGTCCTACCGATCTGCCGCAGGTGTGGATCAGTGCTGACGAGGCGCACCTGGTGGAGGGTGGTGAGGTGAGCGGCACGGTCAGTGTCGGCAACCCGGGCAGCGTGCCGTACGACGTGGCGGTGCTGCGTACCCGGATCTCGCCCTGGCTGCGCGTGACCCGGGCGGCTCTCGCCGGTGGCGCCGTGGCCGGTGGCGGCTCGCCCGCCGGCCGGCGTCCCGCCCCGACCGATCGTCCCTTCGTCACCTCGGTCGCCCCGGGCACTGCGGTCGACCTGGAACTCTCCGGCACCGCGCTGCGCTGGGGGCGGCACCGGATCGGCCCGGCAGGTGCCCGGGTCGCCGCCGCGCAGGGCCTGCTGACCTCCCGTGCCGTGTTCGCCGAGTCGATCAGGTCCAAGGTGTACCCGAAGACCGAGCCGTTCGAGGCGGTCGAGGCGATGCCCCGGGCCGCCGGCCTGGTCGGCGCGCACCATTCGCGCCGGCCCGGTGAGGGCGGTGAGCTGGCGGGTGTCCGGATCTTCGCCCCCGGCGACCGGCTGCGCCGCATCGACTGGCGGGTGTCCCTGCGGGCCCGGCAACTGCACGTGGCGTCCACGCTCTCCGACCGGGACGCCGAGGTGGTGGTGCTGCTCGACGTGCTCGCCGAGGCGGGCCGCTCCGGCGGGATCGCCGGCACCGCCTCGGTGCTGGACACCACGGTCCGGGCCGCCGCCGCCATCGCCGAGCACTACCTGCATCGGGGCGACCGCGTGGCGCTGCTGGAGTACGGCCCGAGCGCCCGACGCCTGCGCCCGGCCACCGGACGACGCCAGTACCTGACGGTGCTGGAGTGGCTGTTGGACGTGAAGGCGCAGTCCTCCCCGCACGAGCCCTACGACCAGGTGTTCGGGCCGCAGGTGCTCTCCGCCGACGCCCTGGTGGTGGTGCTCACGCCGCTGCTGGAGGAGCGGTCGGCGCAGATGCTGGCCCGGCTGGCCCGGTCGGGACGGTTCGTGGTCGCGGTGGACACCCTGCCCGCCGACCTGAACCCGCCCAAGGACCGGGGCTGGTCCGAGGTGGCGTACCGGCTGTGGCGGCTGGACCGGGACACGATGATCGCCCAGCTCCGCGAACACGGGGTGCCGGTGGTGCCCTGGGCCGGTGCGGGCAGCCTCGACCAGGTGTTGCGGGATGTGGCCCGGCTGGCCACCGCGCCCCGGGTGGGTGGCCGGTGA
- a CDS encoding AAA family ATPase — MNDVGQTMPPTEVGRLARAVLDAVGQVVVGKRDSLELVLAGILAGGHVLLEDLPGLGKTLTARSFAQALGLDFRRLQFTPDLLPADVTGSFLYDQRSGDFTFRAGPVFTNLLLADEINRTPPKTQSALLEAMQEKQVSVEGVTYRLDEPFHVLATANPIEYEGTYPLPEAQLDRFLLRVSFGYPEHEEEWEVLRRRMARRREEAEIKPVVDAATLRAMQAALEDVVVEDSVGRYIVSLTAATREHPSVLVGASPRGSLALLLLARVRAVLSGRDYVVPEDVKDVAAPALAHRITLRPEMWLRRVDPSFVVGEVLDGTPAPASGALPSHAAGGPGH; from the coding sequence ATGAACGACGTCGGCCAGACGATGCCCCCCACCGAGGTCGGCCGCCTCGCCCGGGCGGTGCTGGACGCGGTGGGCCAGGTCGTGGTCGGCAAGCGGGATTCGCTGGAACTGGTCCTCGCCGGCATCCTCGCCGGTGGGCACGTGCTGCTGGAGGACCTGCCCGGCCTGGGCAAGACGCTCACCGCGCGGTCCTTCGCCCAGGCGCTCGGGCTGGACTTCCGCCGTCTCCAGTTCACCCCGGACCTGCTGCCCGCCGACGTCACCGGCTCGTTCCTCTACGACCAGCGCAGCGGCGACTTCACCTTCCGGGCCGGTCCGGTCTTCACCAATCTGCTGCTGGCCGACGAGATCAACCGGACGCCGCCGAAGACGCAGTCCGCCCTGCTGGAGGCGATGCAGGAGAAGCAGGTCTCGGTGGAGGGAGTCACCTACCGCCTGGACGAGCCCTTCCACGTGCTCGCCACCGCCAACCCGATCGAGTACGAGGGCACCTACCCGCTGCCGGAGGCGCAGCTGGACCGCTTCCTGCTGCGGGTGTCGTTCGGCTACCCGGAGCACGAGGAGGAGTGGGAGGTGCTGCGCCGGCGGATGGCCCGCCGCCGCGAGGAGGCCGAGATCAAGCCGGTGGTGGACGCCGCCACCCTGCGCGCCATGCAGGCGGCGTTGGAGGACGTGGTGGTGGAGGACTCGGTCGGCCGGTACATCGTGTCGTTGACCGCGGCCACCCGCGAACACCCGTCGGTGCTGGTCGGTGCCTCGCCGCGAGGTTCGCTGGCGCTGCTGCTGCTGGCCCGGGTACGGGCCGTGCTCTCCGGCCGGGACTACGTGGTGCCGGAGGACGTCAAGGACGTCGCGGCACCGGCGCTGGCGCACCGGATCACGCTGCGGCCGGAGATGTGGCTGCGCCGGGTCGACCCGTCCTTCGTTGTCGGCGAGGTCCTCGACGGCACCCCCGCACCCGCCAGTGGGGCGCTGCCCAGTCACGCCGCCGGTGGACCGGGACACTGA
- a CDS encoding DUF4129 domain-containing protein, whose amino-acid sequence MLRKWWPVTAVIGLLALVTLAAAHSSIGASRIPPAVEDAPFVLEYPTDDPRPSIPAEPREAAEQTRTEVPSWLGTVALALLGIVLLGVIGYLAWTVIRGMARRVTRTLPARPARRSAAGTAREVVAAVDAGLVDLDDRDTDPRAAVIACWVRLEEAAAGVGVPRLAGDTPTDLVTRLLRGDAANGVPAIVSADVLAELAHVYREARYATRPVDERTRDQARAALRRLRGELAATVERDQVVA is encoded by the coding sequence CTGCTGCGCAAGTGGTGGCCCGTCACCGCGGTGATCGGCCTGCTCGCCCTCGTCACGCTGGCCGCCGCGCACTCGTCGATCGGCGCGAGCCGGATCCCGCCGGCCGTGGAGGACGCCCCGTTCGTCCTGGAGTACCCGACCGACGATCCGCGTCCGTCGATCCCGGCCGAGCCCCGTGAGGCCGCCGAGCAGACCCGGACCGAGGTCCCGTCCTGGCTCGGCACGGTGGCGCTGGCGCTGCTCGGGATCGTCCTGCTCGGAGTCATCGGCTACCTCGCCTGGACGGTGATCCGTGGCATGGCCCGCCGGGTCACCCGGACACTGCCCGCGCGCCCGGCCCGGCGCAGCGCCGCCGGCACCGCCCGCGAGGTGGTCGCCGCCGTCGACGCCGGCCTGGTCGACCTGGACGACCGGGACACCGACCCGAGGGCCGCGGTGATCGCCTGCTGGGTCCGCCTCGAAGAGGCCGCCGCCGGTGTCGGGGTGCCCCGACTGGCCGGCGACACCCCCACCGACCTGGTCACCCGGCTGCTGCGCGGTGACGCCGCCAACGGCGTGCCCGCGATCGTCAGCGCCGACGTGCTGGCCGAGCTGGCGCACGTCTACCGCGAGGCCCGCTACGCCACCCGGCCGGTCGACGAACGCACCCGCGACCAGGCCCGCGCCGCCCTGCGCCGGTTGCGCGGCGAACTCGCGGCCACGGTCGAACGGGACCAGGTGGTGGCGTGA
- a CDS encoding uracil-DNA glycosylase, with amino-acid sequence MAARATRAADLVDLDTAVVDCFACPRLVAWREEVARTRRAAFRDQEYWGRPVPGFGDPEARIAVLGLAPAAHGGNRTGRVFTGDRSGDVLFAALHRAGLANQPTSVAADDGLALRHTRIFAAVRCAPPDNKPSPAERDSCAPWLHREVDLLRPTLRVVVALGAFAWAAWWPVARDVYGVRPPGPRPSFGHGAHWSGTAVPELLGCYHVSQQNTFTGRLTPGMLDDVFVRAKRLAGLD; translated from the coding sequence GTGGCCGCCCGCGCCACGCGGGCGGCCGACCTGGTCGACCTCGACACGGCCGTCGTCGACTGCTTCGCCTGCCCCCGGCTGGTCGCCTGGCGGGAGGAGGTGGCGCGGACCAGGCGCGCCGCCTTCCGCGACCAGGAGTACTGGGGTCGGCCGGTGCCCGGCTTCGGTGACCCCGAGGCCCGGATCGCCGTGCTCGGTCTGGCCCCGGCCGCGCACGGCGGCAACCGCACCGGCCGGGTCTTCACCGGTGACCGCTCCGGTGACGTGCTCTTCGCCGCGCTGCACCGCGCCGGTCTGGCCAACCAGCCGACCAGCGTGGCCGCCGACGACGGGCTGGCGCTGCGGCACACGCGGATCTTCGCGGCCGTGCGGTGCGCCCCGCCGGACAACAAGCCGAGTCCGGCCGAGCGGGACTCCTGCGCGCCCTGGCTGCACCGGGAGGTCGACCTGTTGCGGCCGACGCTGCGGGTGGTGGTGGCGCTGGGCGCCTTCGCCTGGGCCGCGTGGTGGCCGGTGGCGCGCGACGTGTACGGCGTCCGTCCGCCCGGCCCGCGACCCTCGTTCGGCCATGGGGCACACTGGTCCGGCACGGCCGTACCGGAACTGCTCGGCTGCTACCACGTCAGCCAGCAGAACACCTTCACCGGACGGCTGACACCAGGAATGCTGGACGACGTGTTCGTCCGGGCGAAACGACTGGCCGGGTTGGACTGA
- a CDS encoding dienelactone hydrolase family protein translates to MGEMVTYRGDGGAVEGYLAVPATGTASPAVIVIHDWWGLVPQIRSVVDRFAEAGFVALAPDFRHGEPAGKPSEPRQLLNGPQMDEAAREIAVAAEYLAGRTEVAGKVGCAGFCAGASLALWAASHSERIVAAAAFYPRLPWEGMRPEWSDYAGKDALVHCSEADGTSTDPGVQAVRRAIENAGGTCQLHDYPGTAHAFFNEDRPEKFDLRAATSAWARTLELFRAKLG, encoded by the coding sequence ATGGGCGAAATGGTTACTTACCGTGGCGACGGGGGTGCGGTCGAGGGGTACCTCGCGGTGCCCGCCACCGGGACGGCCAGCCCCGCGGTCATCGTCATCCACGACTGGTGGGGCCTGGTGCCACAGATCCGGTCGGTGGTGGACCGCTTCGCCGAGGCGGGCTTCGTCGCGCTGGCACCGGACTTCCGGCACGGCGAGCCGGCGGGCAAGCCGAGCGAGCCCCGGCAGCTGCTGAACGGGCCACAGATGGACGAGGCGGCCCGGGAGATCGCGGTGGCCGCCGAATACCTCGCCGGGCGTACCGAGGTGGCCGGCAAGGTCGGCTGTGCGGGCTTCTGCGCCGGGGCGAGCCTGGCGCTCTGGGCGGCCAGCCACTCCGAACGGATCGTCGCCGCCGCCGCGTTCTACCCCCGGCTGCCCTGGGAGGGCATGCGTCCCGAGTGGAGCGACTACGCCGGCAAGGACGCGCTCGTGCACTGTTCCGAGGCGGACGGCACCTCCACCGACCCCGGCGTCCAGGCGGTACGCCGGGCCATCGAGAACGCCGGTGGCACCTGCCAGTTGCACGACTACCCGGGCACCGCGCACGCCTTCTTCAACGAGGACCGGCCGGAGAAGTTCGACCTGCGTGCCGCCACCAGCGCCTGGGCCCGCACGCTCGAACTGTTCCGGGCCAAGCTTGGCTGA